The Lujinxingia vulgaris DNA segment CGAAGGCTGCGAATGAGGGCCGTGGTGTGGTTTTGAGCTTCGGCAACTACGCCGGAGACGTGATGCACTTTGGAATCGCGGCTGAGCGTCTGCGCAGCGAAGGAATCGATACGCGGGTTGTGCTCGTGACGGATGACGTGGGCTCATCGCCCGACGCGGATCAACGCCGTGGAATTGCCGGCGACTTTACGGTCTTCAAAGTGATGGGTGCTGCCGCAGCGGAAGGACTCTCACTCGACGAGGTTGAGCGTCTTGGCCGGGCTGCGAACGACTCCACTCGCTCACTCGGTGTTGCATTCTCTGGATGCACGATGCCGGGTTCAGCCGA contains these protein-coding regions:
- a CDS encoding dihydroxyacetone kinase subunit DhaK — its product is KAANEGRGVVLSFGNYAGDVMHFGIAAERLRSEGIDTRVVLVTDDVGSSPDADQRRGIAGDFTVFKVMGAAAAEGLSLDEVERLGRAANDSTRSLGVAFSGCTMPGSAEPLFSIPSGSMSVGLGIHGEPGVRDVPRLTADELARLLLDGVLSERPVGDSTRVAVILNGLGTTKYEEL